In the Phenylobacterium soli genome, CGGCCCGCGCCAAGGCCACGGTCGGCGAGATCTCGGACGCGCTGGAGAAGGTGTTCAACCGCCACAAGGCCAAGGCCGACGCGGTGAAGGGCGTCTATCTGCGCGAGAGCGGCGAGACCCCGGCGGCCCAGCGCGCCAAGCAGATGGTCGAAGCCTTCGTCCACGCCGACGGCCGCAAGCCCAAGGTGTTGATCGCCAAGATGGGCCAGGACGGCCACGACCGCGGCCAGAAGGTCGTGGCCTCCGGCTTCGCCGACCTCGGCTTCGACGTGGTGATCGGCGACCTGTTCCAGACCCCCGCCGAGACGGCCGCCGAGGCTGTCGAGAAAGGCGTCCACGTGGTCGGCGCGAGCTCGCTGGCCGCCGGCCACCTGACCCTGGTCCCCGAGCTGAAGGCGGAGCTCGCCAAGCTCGGCCGGCCCGACATCATGGTGGTCGTCGGCGGCGTCATCCCGCCGGAGGACTTCAAGGCCCTGGAGGACATGGGCGTGGCGGCGGTCTTCACCCCCGGCACCGTGGTCCCGGAAAGCGCCGTGGTCATGCTGGAGCGGCTGAACGAACTGCTCGGCTACGCCCAGGAGCAGGCGGCGCAGTAAAGCCGGTCTATCGCTGTGTCATGGCTGGCCCGTGTGCGGGTCATGACGTCAGGCTTGGGCCGCCGGCGCCTATGATGTCCGGTAACCGCCAGCGGCTTTCGGCGACCTCCGGTATGCGGACCTCCTCGAGAGGGAGGTGGCGATGCGCGCGATCATGATGGGCGTTGGGCTGGGACTGGCGCTGGCGGCGGGCTTCGCCGGGATGGCGGTAGCGGCGCCCGACGACCGCGCCACCGTGGCGGCCCTCGACCTCGCCTACCAGGCGGCCGTGAAGGCCAATGACGCCGAGTCCATGGGGCGGATCCTGCATCCCGATTTCGTGCTGGTGGTCGGCTCCGGCGCGGCGGCGAGCCGTGAGGACCTGCTGCGCGAGGCCCGGGCCAAGTCCATCGCCTGGGAGATCCAGGACGAGGAGCCGGGCACCCAGACGGTCCGCCTGTTCGGCGACACGGCCGTGGTCACGGCGAAGCTGCGGCTGAAGTACATGGCCGGCGGCAAGGGCTATGACCGGCGCCTGTGGTTCAGCGACACCTATGTGCGCACCCCGCAGGGCTGGCGTTACGCCTTCGGCCAGGCCTCACTGTCGCTTCCGGACTAGGCCAGCGGCCCGTTCCCGGCGCTCGCGGCGACTGGCATTACATCGTTCCACGATATGACTTGACTTAAGTCCGGCGCGGTCGGAACACCAGCTTCGCCCTGTCGGTTGCAGTGGCGCGTGCGGGGGCGGCCGCGATGGCGCACGCCCGGCGCCGGAACGACGCGCGCGAGATGCGCCGCACGCCAGAGACGCAGGACCAGAGACGCAAGGTCAAAGCCAGGAGTCCCCCATGTACGAGCTGCCGCCGCTTCCCTACGCCTACGACGCCCTGGAGCCGACCGTGTCGGCCGAGACCCTCCACTTCCACCACGACAAGCACCACAAGGCCTACGTCGACAAGACGAACGACTTCGCCGCCAAGGCCGGCTTGGACGGCCGTCCGCTCGAGGACGTGGTGCGCGAGGCGAGGAAGCGCGGCGACAACGCCCTGTTCAACAACGCCGCCCAGGCCTGGAACCACGCCTTTTTCTGGAACTCCATGGGCCCCGAGGGCGGCCAGCCGGGCGGCGCCCTCGCCCAAGCGATCGACAAGGCGTTCGGCGGCATGGACGCCTTCAAGGAAGCCTTCGCCAAGGAAGGCGTCGGCCACTTCGGCTCCGGCTGGGTGTGGCTGGTGACCGGCGCGGACGGGCTGAAGGTGATCTCCACCCATGACGCCGACGACACGCTCGTCCGCGAGGGGGTCTTCCCGCTGCTGGTCTGCGACCTGTGGGAACACGCCTACTACCTCGACTACCAGAATGACCGCGCCGGGTTCCTGAAGTCCTGGCTCGACAAGGCGGCCAACTGGGACTTCGCCGAACGCCAGCTGGCGGCGGCCGAGGGCCAGGGCGAGGGCTTCCGCTATCCGGCCCCGGGCGGCGGCGCCGGCCGCGGCGGCGAGGCCGGCCAACAGCCGGGCCAGACCGCCTGAAGGCCGTTTTCAGGCGGCGGGAATTGAGCGGGCGCAAACCGGGCGCCCGCGTTCCCGGTTAGGTTGGCGCCCTGCCCGCGGGAGACGCCGCATGCTCGACTTCGCCTACGCCCGCCACCGGATGGTCGAACGGCAGCTCGCCGCCAGAGGCGTCGGCGACCGGCAAGTCCTCGACGCCATGGGCGAGGTTCCGCGCGAGGCTTTCGTGCCGGACGGCATGGAGGAGTTCGCCTACGAGGACTCTCCCCTCCCTATCGAGTCCGGCCAGACCATCTCGCAGCCCTATATCGTCGGCCTGATGATCCAGGCCGCGGGGATCCGCCCCGGCGAGCGGGTGCTGGAGGTCGGCGCGGGCTCCGGCTACGCGGCGGCGGTGATGAGCCGGATCGCCCAGGCGGTCTACGCCATCGAGCGGCACGAGCCGCTGACGCGGCTGGCCCAGTCGCGGATCGACAGGCTGGGCTATGACAACATCCATCTGAAGACCGGCGACGGCACGCGGGGCTGGGCGGACGCCGCGCCGTTCGACGCGATCCTCGCCGCGGCCGGCGGACCTGAGGTCCCGGCGGCGCTGAAGGCGCAGCTGGCGATCGGCGGACGGCTGGTGATGCCGGTGGGCGAGGAGCCGCGCCTGCAGCGCTTGAAGAAGCTGACCCGCATCTCGCAGGCCGAGTTCCGCGAAGAAGACCTCGGAGAGGTGACCTTCGTCCCGCTGATCGGCGAACAGGGCTGGGGAGAGGACGAGCAGCGCCGGCCGCCCGAGCCGCGCAGCTTCCGCGCGCCTTCGCCTGCGGCCTCGATCCCGAAGCTGATCGCCCACGCCGCAGAGCCCCTGCCCGACCTCGACGACCCGGCGTTCGGCGCCCTCTTCGACCGCTTCGCCAAGGCCAAGGTCGTGCTGCTTGGCGAGGCGAGCCACGGCACCTCGGAATTCTATCGCGCGCGAGCGGCGATCACCCGACGCCTCATCGAGCATCACGGGTTCAAGATCGTCGCGGTCGAAGCCGACTGGCCCGACGCCGCGCACTTCGACCGCTATGTGCGCCACCTGCCGCCCCCGAAGCATGACGAGCCGCCGTTCCGCCGCTTCCCGACCTGGATGTGGCGCAACGCCGAGGTGGAGGGCTTCATCGAAGGCCTGCGCGAATGGAACCTGGCGCGGGCGCCGGACGCGCGGGCCGGGTTCTACGGGCTGGATCTCTACAACCTCTCGGCCTCGATCCGGGCGGTGCTGGACTATCTTGACCGCGTGGACCCGCAGGCCGGCGACATCGCCCGCCAGCGTTACGGCTGCCTGACGCCGTGGGCCAAGAACCCGCAGAGCTATGGCCGGATGGCGCTCTCCGCCGGCTACCGGGCCTGCGAGGAAGGCGTCGTCAGGACCTTGACGGAGCTGCTTGGAAACAGGCCCGAATACGTCAAGGCGGACGGAACGGCCTTCCTCGACGCCATGGGCAATGCCCGGCTGGTGAAGAACGCCGAGGCCTACTACCGGGCCATGTACTACGGTTCGGCGGAGAGCTGGAACCTGCGCGACACCCACATGTTCGAGACCCTCTGCTCGATCCTCGACTCCCAGGGTCCGGACGCGAAAGCGGTGGTCTGGGCCCACAATTCGCACATCGGCGATGCCTCCAAGACCGAGATGGGCACCGAGCGCGAGGAGCTGAACATCGGCCAGCTCTGCCGCGAGCGGTTCGGCGCCGAGGCGGCCCTGATCGGCTTCGGCACGCACGCGGGGACCGTGGCCTGCGCCAGCGACTGGGACGAGCCGATGGAGGTCAAGCCGGTGAACGCCTCGCTTCCCGACAGCTACGAGCGGCTGGCGCACGAGGCCGGCGTCGGGCGCTTCCTGCTGGATCTTCGGGAGGGCGCGCACGACGAGCTGCGCCACCGACTCCTGGAGCCGCGGCTGGAGCGCTTCATCGGGGTGATCTACCGCCCCGAGACCGAGCGCTGGAGCCACTATGTGGCCTGCTCCCTGCCCCAGCAGTTCGACGCCTATGTCTGGTTCGACGAGACCACCGCGGTGAAGCCGCTGCTCACCGAGGCGCGGCCGGGCGCCGAGGAGACCTACCCCTTCGGGCTCTGAGCGGATCTGCGGGCGGGCGGCTGCTCGCCGCCCGGCCGAATTGACGCTTGGCGCGGCGTCCGATTGAGTATAGTTTTAACTGCACTATCCCCAAACTGGCCCGCCGACGCTCCGCGGATCACGCCCCCGCTCCGCAGCCCTCCCCGGCGACGGACGCATCCGGCGGGCCACCCTTTCTCCTGCGATTGGAATCGGGCGGTCGCAAGGGGCGATGCGGCTGACGGGCCGCTGGTGGGGACACCGGGAATCGAACCCGGACGGGCCAAGCCCGAGCGATTTTAAGTCCCACACGCCTGCGATAGAACGCTGATTATACGAGAGTTTTTTCCACAGAACCAGCGACTGTGAAAGGAAATGTGTAAGAGTCCGGCCTCGGGCTCAGACACGCACTCCTTCGGCTTCGTCCTCGCCGAGCCCTTCCATGACGGCCGCCAGCAGCTTCGGGCGGACCGCGACGAGCGGGGCCTCCAGAACCGTCAGCCGACCAGGGCTGAAGATCACCTCTTCGCCCTCGGCGTCCACGAAGGTCATCGCCTCCTGGTCATCGCCGGTGGCTTCTAACGTCGTCAGCAACCACTGCAGCTCGGCGTCGCGCTCGGCCGCGTCATCGGCGATGTCGACCTGGTCGGGCTCCACCTCGAACTCGTGGGCGTCGGGCTCGCCATCGAAGTAAAGCTTCAGCCGGCAATCGAGCACCGCCTCGCCGACGGCCTCATGCTCCTCGACGTCCACGCCAGGATCGGAGAGCACGGTGGTCCAGAGCAGCTTCCCGCAATTGACCACCACCGCCTCCCGATCCGTGTCGAACGCCAGGAAGCCCTGAACTCCGTTCGCGAGGGCCGATCGCACGCGGCGCGCCGTGGCGGCATTGACCGAGTAGTACTTCGCCAGCCCGCCCGCGAACCGGATCTTCAGGGCATGGGAACAGCCACTGTAGTCGATGGTCTCGTCCGGCTTGTGGTCGCCCCTTCGGTTCGGCGGGCCGATTTCGGGGAACAGCGTCCTCGGCCCAACCTTCAGGGCTCCTGCAAGCGCCATCGCCGTTTC is a window encoding:
- a CDS encoding nuclear transport factor 2 family protein; this translates as MRAIMMGVGLGLALAAGFAGMAVAAPDDRATVAALDLAYQAAVKANDAESMGRILHPDFVLVVGSGAAASREDLLREARAKSIAWEIQDEEPGTQTVRLFGDTAVVTAKLRLKYMAGGKGYDRRLWFSDTYVRTPQGWRYAFGQASLSLPD
- a CDS encoding superoxide dismutase, with translation MYELPPLPYAYDALEPTVSAETLHFHHDKHHKAYVDKTNDFAAKAGLDGRPLEDVVREARKRGDNALFNNAAQAWNHAFFWNSMGPEGGQPGGALAQAIDKAFGGMDAFKEAFAKEGVGHFGSGWVWLVTGADGLKVISTHDADDTLVREGVFPLLVCDLWEHAYYLDYQNDRAGFLKSWLDKAANWDFAERQLAAAEGQGEGFRYPAPGGGAGRGGEAGQQPGQTA
- a CDS encoding protein-L-isoaspartate(D-aspartate) O-methyltransferase, with translation MLDFAYARHRMVERQLAARGVGDRQVLDAMGEVPREAFVPDGMEEFAYEDSPLPIESGQTISQPYIVGLMIQAAGIRPGERVLEVGAGSGYAAAVMSRIAQAVYAIERHEPLTRLAQSRIDRLGYDNIHLKTGDGTRGWADAAPFDAILAAAGGPEVPAALKAQLAIGGRLVMPVGEEPRLQRLKKLTRISQAEFREEDLGEVTFVPLIGEQGWGEDEQRRPPEPRSFRAPSPAASIPKLIAHAAEPLPDLDDPAFGALFDRFAKAKVVLLGEASHGTSEFYRARAAITRRLIEHHGFKIVAVEADWPDAAHFDRYVRHLPPPKHDEPPFRRFPTWMWRNAEVEGFIEGLREWNLARAPDARAGFYGLDLYNLSASIRAVLDYLDRVDPQAGDIARQRYGCLTPWAKNPQSYGRMALSAGYRACEEGVVRTLTELLGNRPEYVKADGTAFLDAMGNARLVKNAEAYYRAMYYGSAESWNLRDTHMFETLCSILDSQGPDAKAVVWAHNSHIGDASKTEMGTEREELNIGQLCRERFGAEAALIGFGTHAGTVACASDWDEPMEVKPVNASLPDSYERLAHEAGVGRFLLDLREGAHDELRHRLLEPRLERFIGVIYRPETERWSHYVACSLPQQFDAYVWFDETTAVKPLLTEARPGAEETYPFGL
- a CDS encoding helix-turn-helix transcriptional regulator, translated to MNNVARYRAKAKLSQRALSAMVGVSQQTIQRIEAEAQTVRFETAMALAGALKVGPRTLFPEIGPPNRRGDHKPDETIDYSGCSHALKIRFAGGLAKYYSVNAATARRVRSALANGVQGFLAFDTDREAVVVNCGKLLWTTVLSDPGVDVEEHEAVGEAVLDCRLKLYFDGEPDAHEFEVEPDQVDIADDAAERDAELQWLLTTLEATGDDQEAMTFVDAEGEEVIFSPGRLTVLEAPLVAVRPKLLAAVMEGLGEDEAEGVRV